The sequence below is a genomic window from Candidatus Kryptonium sp..
GCGATAAGAATAGCGGTTGATATGGTTGAGGAAGGTTTGATAACAAAAGAAGAAGCTTTGTTAAGGATAGATCCAGATTCATTGAATCATCTTTTGAGGCCGATTTTTGATGCCGTTGAAAAGGAGAAGGCAATTAAAGATGGTCGTCTTCTTGCGAAGGGATTACCTGCTGGACCAGGTGCAGCTACCGGTAGAGTTGTCTTCCATTCAGAGGATGCTGAGGAGTGGGCAAGAAGAGGTGAAAAAGTTATTTTGACAAGAATTGAGACATCACCTGATGACATAAAAGGAATGCATGCTGCCGAAGGAATTCTCACATCGCGTGGTGGTATGACATCGCACGCAGCGCTCGTAGCAAGGCAAATGGGTAAAGTTTGCGTCGTTGGATGTGGCGCGCTTGACATTGATTATGTCAAAAAGGAAATGAGAGTTAATGGACAGGTTATAAAGGAAGGGGATTACATCTCAATTGATGGTTCAACGGGTGAAGTTATACTTGGTAAGATAACCACAAAGCCGAGTGAGGTTTTGCAAGTCCTCGTGGAAAAAACACTTGATCCTGAGCAAGCACCAGTATATAAGCAATTTGAAAAATTAATGAAATGGGCCGACGAGGTAAGGAAATTGAGGATAAGAACAAATGCCGATCTACCAAAACAAGCAGAGATCGCAGTTGCATTTGGAGCTGAAGGAATTGGGTTGACAAGAACTGAACATATGTTCTTTGAAGGAGATAGGATCATCTCAATGCGAAAGATGATACTTGCTGATACAAAGGAAGAAAGGGAACAAGCTTTGAACGAGCTTTTGCCACTTCAAAGGCAAGACTTTTATGGGATTTTCAAGGTTATGGGTGATAGACCTGTAACAATAAGAACACTTGATCCACCGCTTCATGAATTCTTGCCGCATACTGACGAAGAGATAAAAGAATTTTCTGAAAAAACAGGAATACCAGAGGAAAAGATTCGCAGGAGAATAGCTGAGCTTAAGGAATTCAATCCAATGCTTGGTTTCAGAGGTTGTCGTCTTGGAATCGTCTATCCTGAAATTACGGCGATGCAAACGAGAGCCATAATTGAAGCTGCTTGCGATGTCGCAAAAGAAGGAATAAATGTTAAACCTGAAATAATGATACCTTTAGTCGGTCATATAAACGAGCTTAAGAATCAGGAAAAGATCGTGCGTGAAATTGCTGAAAAAGTTATGGAGGAAAAAGGAATTAGGGTTGAATATTCGGTTGGGACAATGATTGAGGTTCCGAGAGCAGCGATAACTGCGGATGAGATAGCCACAGTTGCGGAGTTCTTCTCGTTCGGAACGAATGACTTAACGCAAATGGGAATGGGACTTTCAAGGGATGATTATGAGAAGTTCATTTACAAATATCTTGATTTTGGGATTTACGATAAAGATCCATTCCAGACAATTGATGTTAAGGGCATCGGTGAATTGATGAGGATTGCGGTTGAGAAAGGTCGTTCCGTAAGGCAGAATCTAAAGGTTGGAATTTGCGGCGAACATGGTGGAGATCCTGCAACAATTGAGTTTTGCCACAAGATCGGGCTTGATTATGTGAGTTGTTCACCTTATCGCGTGCCAATTGCGCGTCTTGCTGCTGCAAGAGCTGCGTTGTTGTATGATGGAGTTAAGAAATCAACCGTTGCAAAAAAAGCAGTTAAAAAGACCAATAAGACAGGTAAGCAGAAAGCAAAGTCAAAGGTAAAAGCAAGATAAAGTCAAGGCGGGGGATTAACGCCCCCGCTTTTAAATTTTAAAAATAAGCGCAAGAGAGCCTTATGAAACTTTCAGATTTCAATTATCAATTGCCAAAAAATTTAATTGCGAAGTATCCAGTTGAGCCAAGGGATAGCTCAAGATTGCTCGTAATTAATAGGAAAACGAAAACTTTTGAGGATAAGGTCTTCACCGATATAGTTGATTATCTTGAGGAAGGCGATTCACTTGTTTTAAACAAAACTAAAGTTTTCCCAGCAAGGTTAATTGGTAGGAAAGAGAAGACGGGTGCAAAAATTGAAATACTTTTGCTTCGTGAGCTTAATCCTGAAGAACATCTTTGGGATGTCCTCGTTGAGCCAGCTCGCAAGGTTAGGATTGGAAACAAGATATATTTTGGTGATAATAACGAAGTGTATTGTGAAGTTATTGATAATACCACATCCCGTGGTAGGACATTGAAATTTCATTACGAGGGCGATTTTTTCAAATTCATAGAAAAATATGGACAAGTTCCGCTTCCGCCTTACATAAAGAGACAACCAGAGGAAGCTGACAAAGAATGGTATCAAACTGTGTATGCGGAGGTAATTGGATCAGTTGCAGCTCCAACTGCTGGGTTACATTTCACTACAAGATTGTTGAAAAAGATTGAAAAAAAGGGAGTTAAAATTGTCCCGATTGTCCTTCATATTGGGATTGGGACATTTAGAAAAGTTGAGGTTGAGGATTTAAGTAAGCATAGAATGGATTCTGAATATTTTGAAATCCCACCAGAAAGCGCTCGCTTAATAAATGAAACAATAGACAATAAAAAAAGCGTCGTCGCTGTTGGAACAAGCGTTGTCAGGGCGCTTGAATCAAGTGTAACTGCGGACGGACATGTGAAACCTTATAAGGGGTGGACGGATAAATTCATTTATCCTCCATATGATTTTAAAATCGTGGATAAACTTATAACTAATTTTCACGCACCTGAGTCAACTCCGCTTATTCTCGTTGCTG
It includes:
- the ppdK gene encoding pyruvate, phosphate dikinase, which encodes MTKKYVYFFGGGKAEGTADMKKLLGGKGANLAEMTNIGLPVPPGFTITTEVCSYYYKHNQTYPKGLEEQVKKALAKVEKLVGRKFGDPKNPLLVSVRSGAPMSMPGMMDTILNLGLNDETVKGLIEQTKNERFAWDAYRRFVQMYGDVVLGLKPETKEERDPFEVLIEEKKKARGVEHDVELTAEDLKELVYEFKELIKKRKGVDFPEDPWEQLWGAIGAVFRSWMNPRAVAYRKIYSIPDDVGTAVNVQTMVFGNMGEDSGTGVAFTRNPATGENEFYGEFLMNAQGEDVVAGIRTPLPISKLKEVMPHVYEQLLEVRKILESRLKDMQDIEFTIERGKLYMLQTRAGKRTGFAAIRIAVDMVEEGLITKEEALLRIDPDSLNHLLRPIFDAVEKEKAIKDGRLLAKGLPAGPGAATGRVVFHSEDAEEWARRGEKVILTRIETSPDDIKGMHAAEGILTSRGGMTSHAALVARQMGKVCVVGCGALDIDYVKKEMRVNGQVIKEGDYISIDGSTGEVILGKITTKPSEVLQVLVEKTLDPEQAPVYKQFEKLMKWADEVRKLRIRTNADLPKQAEIAVAFGAEGIGLTRTEHMFFEGDRIISMRKMILADTKEEREQALNELLPLQRQDFYGIFKVMGDRPVTIRTLDPPLHEFLPHTDEEIKEFSEKTGIPEEKIRRRIAELKEFNPMLGFRGCRLGIVYPEITAMQTRAIIEAACDVAKEGINVKPEIMIPLVGHINELKNQEKIVREIAEKVMEEKGIRVEYSVGTMIEVPRAAITADEIATVAEFFSFGTNDLTQMGMGLSRDDYEKFIYKYLDFGIYDKDPFQTIDVKGIGELMRIAVEKGRSVRQNLKVGICGEHGGDPATIEFCHKIGLDYVSCSPYRVPIARLAAARAALLYDGVKKSTVAKKAVKKTNKTGKQKAKSKVKAR
- the queA gene encoding tRNA preQ1(34) S-adenosylmethionine ribosyltransferase-isomerase QueA, with amino-acid sequence MKLSDFNYQLPKNLIAKYPVEPRDSSRLLVINRKTKTFEDKVFTDIVDYLEEGDSLVLNKTKVFPARLIGRKEKTGAKIEILLLRELNPEEHLWDVLVEPARKVRIGNKIYFGDNNEVYCEVIDNTTSRGRTLKFHYEGDFFKFIEKYGQVPLPPYIKRQPEEADKEWYQTVYAEVIGSVAAPTAGLHFTTRLLKKIEKKGVKIVPIVLHIGIGTFRKVEVEDLSKHRMDSEYFEIPPESARLINETIDNKKSVVAVGTSVVRALESSVTADGHVKPYKGWTDKFIYPPYDFKIVDKLITNFHAPESTPLILVAAFAGLDLLMQAYKHAIKNGYRFLSYGDATLII